In Cellulomonas sp. Y8, the genomic stretch CGTCAACATCGACAACCCCATCGACGCCGACGCCGCGTCGGCCGCGAACCTCGACATCGCCACCTACATCGGCACCGACAACGAGGCCGCGGGCGGCAAGGCCGGCGACTTCGTGGTGAGCAAGGTCGCCGCCGGCTCGAAGGTCGCCATCATCGGCGGCGTCTCCGGCGACGTGACCAGCGCCGCGCGCGTCGACGGCTTCAAGGCCGCCGTGGGCGACACGGTCGACGTGGTCCAGGAGGAGGCCGCCGACTGGAAGCGCGACGTGGCCCTCACCAAGGCGACCGACATCATCGCCGCGAACCCCGACATCACGGCCTTCTTCGCCGCGAACGACGACATGGGCCTCGGCATCGTCAAGGCCGTCGAGAACGCGGGCCGCACCGGCGAGATCACCGTGGTGAGCGTCGACGGCAACCAGGACGCGCTGCAGTCCGTGCTCGACGGCGGGCTGAGCGCCACCGTGGCGCAGTACCCCTACGCGATCGGCTCGCTCGGCGTGCAGGCCTGCGAGGTCGCGACCGCGGGCACCGACCTGCCCGCCGAGATCGAGTCGCCCACGGCCCTCGTGGACGCGAGCACGGCGCAGCAGGCGCTCGACGCGTTCCCGCAGCCGTTCCAGGAGTTCGACAACCCCCTGACCGACCTCCTGCCCTGATCCGCGCGGGGCGGCGCCGACCCCCTGCGCCGCGTCGCCCCGCGCGCTCCACCCCCGCAGCCCGCCCGTCCCGCGCCGCCACCCGCGGCGCCGACCGGAGAGAGTCCTCGTGACCACCACCGCAACGCCGACGACGTCGGCACCCCCTCCCACGCGCCGCGCGGTCAGCGCGCTCGCCGAGGCGCGGCACCTGAGCTTCTGGGCGGAGAACGCCGCCCCGATCGGCCTGGTCGTGCTGGTCGTCGTGTTCAGCATCCTCAGCCCGACGTTCCTCACCCTCGGCAACATCCAGGCGATGCTGGTCGCCGGCGCGATCCTGGTGATCCTCGCCGTGGCCCAGTCGTTCGTCATCACGACCGGCGGCATCGACCTGTCGATCTCGGCGACCATGACGATCGGCGCGGTCGGCTTCGGCCTCGCGTTCCGGGCCGGGCTGCCGTTCTGGCCCGCCGCGGTCGTGGGCGTGCTGTCGGCGACCGTCATCGGCCTCGCGAACGGCCTGCTGATCGCGAAGGGCAAGGTCACCGACTTCATCGCGACGCTCGGCACGCTGGGCGTGGCCACCGGCGCCGCGCTGATCCTCACGGACGGCAAGCCGATCAGCGTGTTCAGCCCGGAGCTGCTCCGGCTCACCACGGGGAAGATCGGCTTCGTCGGCTACCCGTTCGTCGTGGCGCTGGTCGTCGGCGTGCTGGCCTGGGTGGTCATGTTCCGCACCCGGTACGGCCTGCACGTGCAGGCCGTCGGCGGCAGCGAGGAGGCGTCGGTCGCCAACGGCGTCAAGGCGCCGCGGGTCCGGATCGCCGTGTACGTCTGGGCGGCCGCGCTGGCCGGCATGGCGTCCCTGCTGCTGGTCGCGCGGATCGGCGCGGCCGAGCCGGCGATCAACACGAACTACCTGCTCAACTCGATCGCCGCGGTCGTCCTCGGCGGGGTCAGCCTCTCCGGCGGCCGGGCCAAGATCGTCGGCCCGATCCTCGGCGCCCTGCTGCTCACCGCCCTGACCAACGGGCTCACGCTGCTCGCCGTCTCGCAGTTCTACCAGCCGCTCGCCGTGGGACTCGTCGTCGTCCTCGCGGCCCTGCTCACGAGGTTCCAGAAGCGATGACCACCACCGTGCCCGTGACCGACCAGGGCGTCGACCTGGTCCTGACCGCGGAGAACATCACCAAGTCGTTCGGCGGCGTGCACGCCCTCAAGGGCGCCTCGATCACGATGCGCCGGGGCGAGGTCACCGCGCTCATCGGCGACAACGGCGCCGGCAAGTCCACCCTGGTGCGCTGCCTGTCGGGCATCCACCGGCCGGACGGCGGCACCATCACCCTCGGCGGCGAGCGGGTCCAGCTGGACTCGCCGCTCGACGCCCGGGCGCACGGCATCGAGACCGTGCAGCAGAACCTCGCGCTCGTGGAGGACCTGACCGTCTGGCAGAACTTCTTCGTCGGGCGGGAGATCACCAAGGGCGTGGGCCCGGTCCGGTTCCTCGACCGCGCGGCCATGCGGGCCAAGGCCGAGACGCTGCTCGGCGGTCTCGCCGTGAACGTCCCGCCGGTGACCTCGCGCGTGCGCCGGCTGTCCGGCGGGCAGCGGCAGGCGGTCGCGATCGCCCGCGCCGCCGGCTGGGGCAGCTCGATCGTCATCATGGACGAGCCGACCGCGGCGCTCGGCGTGCAGGAGACCGCGCGCGTCGAGGCGGTCATCCGCAAGCTGCAGGACTCCGGCGTCGCGGTGCTGCTCATCAGCCACAACTTCGACCAGGTCCTCCGGCTCGCCCAGCACGTGTGGGTGATGCGGGCCGGGCTGGCCGTCGCCGAGCGGCGCGCGGACCAGACCTCGGGCGACGAGCTGGTCGCGCTCATCACCGGGGCGAAGGCCGCGTGAGCGCGGCGGACGCGGGCGGGCTGCCGCCCCTCGGGGTGCACGCCGGGCTCTGGGGCTTCGGCTGGGCGCCGCAGCAGGCGGACCGCACGATCGGGGCCGCCGCCCGAGCGGGGTACGACCTGATCGAGGTCCCCGCCGTCGACCGGTCGGTGCTCGACTGGCGGGACACCGGCGCGGCGCTCGACCGGCACGGGATCGCCCCCGCCGTGTCCCTCGCGCTCGGCCCGGACGACGACATCACGTCGCCGGACCCGGCCGTGGTCGCGCGGGGCCGGCACCGGCTGGCCGAGGCCGTCGCGTTCGCCGCGGCGATCGGGTCGACCTACGTCGGCGGCGTGACGCACTCGGCGATGCGCCGGTACCTCGAGCCGCCGACCGCCACCGGCCGCGCGAGCGCCGTCGCCACCCTGCGCGACGTCGCCCGCGACGCTGCCGGGCACGGGGTGACCCTCGGCGTCGAGTACGTGAACCGGTACGAGTCGAACCTGCTCAACACCGCCGCCCAGGCGCTCGCGTTCGTCGAGGACGTCGGCGCGGACAACGTCGTCGTGCACCTCGACACCTTCCACGCCGCGCTCGAGGAGGCCGACGTCGTCGCCCCGGTCGCCGTGGCCGGGTACCGGCTCGGCTACGTGCACGCCTCCGAGAACCACCGGGGAGCGCTCGGCACCGGCACGCTCGACTGGCCCCGGCTGCTGCGGGCGCTGCTCGCCGCCGGGTACGCCGGGCCGATCACCGTGGAGTCGTTCGCGCGCGACGTCGTCGGGCCCGCGTCGGCCGTCGACATCGGGCTCTGGCGCGCGCAGTGGACGGACCCCGACGAGGTCGCGGAGACCTCGGTCCGGTTCCTGCGCGCGCAGCTCGCGGCCGCCGCGCTGTCGCTCGCCGCCCCGGCACCCGTGCCCGCCTGACCCCACCGACCACCCGACCACCCACTGACGAACGGAATGCCATGACCAACCTGCTCGGCGTCCACGCCCTCGTCTTCGCCGGCGGCACCTCGCCCGCGGAGATGACCCAGATCATCCGGCAGACCCGCGAGGCGGGCTACGACCTCCTCGAGCTGTCGCTGCACGACTCGCCGGCCCTCGACGTGGCCGCCGCGCGCGCCGAGCTGGAGGCCGCCGGCCTCGGCATCGTCTGCTCCCGCGGCCTCGCGTTCGACGCCGACGTGTCCAGCGACGACCCCGCGGTCGTCGAGCGGGGCGCGGCGCTGCTGCAGGACTCGCTGCGGATCACGCACGAGCTCGGCGGCACCCACTTCACCGGGGCGCTGTACAGCGCGCTCGGCAAGTACGGCCGGCCGCTGTCGACGGCCGGGCGCGCGAACGTCGTCGCCACGCTGACCGACCTCGCGGCCGAGGCCGCGGGCCGCGGGATGACGCTCGGCCTCGAGATCTGCAACCGCTACGAGACCAACGTCATCAACACCGCCGCGGACGCGCTGCGGCTGGCCGACGACATCGGCCAGGACAACGTGCTGATCCACCTCGACACGTACCACATGAACATCGAGGAGTCCGACCTCGTGCGGCCGGTGCTGCTGGTCGGCGACCGGCTCGGCTACGTGCACATCGGGGAGAACCACCGCGGCTACCTGGGCAGCGGGCACCTCGACCTCACCGGGTTCTTCCACGCGCTCGCGGCCGTCGACTACACCGGGCCGATCACGTTCGAGTCGTTCTCCTCCGCGGTGGTCTCGCCGACGCTGTCGAACGACCTGGCGATCTGGCGGAACCTGTGGAGCGACGGCCCCGCGCTGGCGGCGCACGCGCACCGGCACATGACGAGCCTGCTCGAGGCCAACCGTGCCGCCTGAGGGCGCGGCCGCCCCGGTCGCGGACCTCGGGGCGCTCGCGGCCCGGGTGCGCGAGCTCGCCGACCGCACCGGCCGGCGGGTCGTCGTCGGCATCGCGGGCAGCCCCGGGGCCGGCAAGACGACGCTCGCGCTCCGGCTCGTCGAGGCGCTCGGCCCGGACGCGGTGCACCTGCCGATGGACGGGTTCCACCTGGCCAACGACACGCTCGACCGGCTCGGCCGGCACGACCGCAAGGGCGCGCTGGACACCTTCGACGGCTGGGGGTTCCTCGCCCTGCTGCGCCGGGTGCACGCCGAGACCGACCACACCGTGTACGTGCCGAGCTTCCGGCGGGAGGTCGACGAGCCGGTCGCGGCCGAGCTCGCGGTCGAGCCGCACCACGCGGTCGTCGTCGTCGAGGGGAACTACCTGCTGGTCGACGAGGGCCCGTGGGCGCAGGTCCGGGACGCGCTGGACGACGCGTGGTTCTGCGCGACGCCGGGCGGCGAGCGGGAGCGGCGGCTGGTCGACCGGCACACCCGGCACGGCCGGACGGTCGAGGCGGCGACGGCGTGGGCGACGGAGGTCGACGGGCGGAACGCGGTGCTCATCGAGTCGACGCGCGACCGGGCGGACCTGGTGGTCTCGGGGGAGCTGGCGCCGGCCGCCGGGTGAGGCCGCGCCGCCCTCCTGCGGGCGGCCGGTCGTGGCGCCGACGGTTTCCTGCGGGTCCTCCCGCGATGGCGGGCGGGCGCGCGGGAAGGCGTAGGCCGCGGCGCGGCGAGGCCCGACCCCGGGTGGACGGGCGCCGCGGCGCGGTCCGGCCCCGGGGGGACGACGGCCGAGGGCCGCACGCGGTCGGATGGGCACCGTGAGCACCGCCGTCCCCGCCCCGCACCCTGCGCCCGCCGCGCCCGTGACGGACGCAGGCGTCGCGCCGGCCACCGCCGGCCGACCTGCCGCGTCCGGGCTACCCGCCCCCGCCGTCCTCGCCGTCGCCGTCGGTGCCGGCCTCGCGGTCGGGGCGCTGACCTCGGTCGGCCAGACGCTGCTGGGCGGGACGGCGTTCGCCGGGCTGGCGAACGCCGTCAGCCCCTGGCTGGTCGCCTCGTTCCTGGTGGGCGCGCTCGCCCGGCGCGGGTGGGTCGCGGCCCTCGCCGGCCTGCTCGCCTGCGCCGGCGAGGTCGCCGGGTACTACCTGGTCGCCGACCTGCGGGGGTTCGCCGTCAGTGCGTCGTCGGTCGCCGTGTGGGTGGTCGCGGGCGTCCTCGGCGGGCCGGTGTTCGGCTGGGCCGGGCGGCTCTGGCGGACGGCGACGGGGACGTGGCGCGGGCTCGGCCCGGCGCTGCTCGTCGGGTGCTGGCTGGCCGAGGCGGTCGTGACGTACGCGGTCGTGCTGCGGTACGGCGACGACGCGGCGGTGTTCGCGGTGGTGGCGGCCCTGCTGGTGGTGCTGCTCGGCCGGGTGGGCGGGCAGACGGTCGCGCTGCTGCGCTGGCTCCCGGCCGCGACGGTCGTCGGCGCGGCCGGCTTCGCCGCGGTGCACCTGGCCCTCGGGTAGCCGGGGGTCGGGTGAGCCGCCGGGCGGGCCTGCGTAGGAGCCCGCCCGGCGGGGTCGGTCAGCCCTCGCCGAGGAGGACCCGCGCCACGTCGCCGTCCAGCCCGGCGCGCACCGCGGCCCGGGCCGACGCCGCGTCCGGCGCGGCCAGAGCGGCCGCGGCCAGTGCGCGGCACGCGTCCAGCGTCAGCGAGCGCAGCGCGTAGCGCGCGGCCGGCACCCGGCCCGCCGCCATCGACAGGCTGGTGATGCCGAGGCCGGCGAGCACGAGCGCCATCAGCGGGTCGGAGGCCGACTCGCCGCAGACGCCGACGGGCTTGCCGACGCGCACGCCCGCCGAGGCCGTCGCGGCGACGAGCGACAGCACGGCCGGCTGCCACGGGTCCAGCAGGTCGGCGAGCTCGCCGCGCAGCCGGTCGGCGGCCATCGTGTACTGCGCGAGGTCGTTGGTGCCCAGGGACACGAAGTCGACCTCGGCCAGGATCGCCTCGGCGAGCAGCGCGGCCGCGGGGACCTCGACCATGACGCCGACCTTGACGATGCCCACCTCGCGTGCGGCCGACGCGAACGCCCGGGCCTCGGCGGGGGTCGCGATCATCGGGGCCATGACCCAGACGTCGGCCTGCCGCTCGGCGGGCAGCGCGCGGACGGCCGCGCCCAGCGCCGCGAGCTGCCGGGTGACGATGCCCGGCAGCGACCGGACCAGCCGGTAGCCGCGGACGCCGAGCGCCGGGTTCTCCTCGTCGGCCTGGGTGGCGAACGCCAGCGGCTTGTCGGCGCCGGCGTCGAGCGTGCGGATGACGACCTTGCGGCCCGCGTACGCCTCGACGGCCTCGGCGTAGGCGGCGGTCTGGTCGGCGACGGCGGGCTCGGTGCGCGCGTCGAGGAACAGCACCTCGGTGCGGAACAGGCCCACGCCCTCGGTGCGCGGCGCGGCCGCGCGGGCGTCGTCGGGGGTGCCGACGTTGGCCAGCAGCGGGACCTCGTGGCCGTCGGCGGTGGCGCCCGGCCCGGTGACGGCGGCCACGACGGCCTCGTCCTTGGCGCGGCGGGCCACGCGGTCGGCGGCCTCGGCGGACGGCGACACCTCGACGGTGCCGGCCGCGGCGTCGACGAGGACCGGCGTGCCGGCGGCCAGGGCGGTGGCGCCGGCGACCCGGACCACGCACGGCAGGCCCAGCTGGCCGGCGACGATCGCGGTGTGGCTGGTCGGGCCGCCGAGCTCGGTGACGATCGCGGCGACCTTCGACAGGTCGAGCGCCGCGGTGTCGGCGGGGGACAGGTCGTCCGCGACCACGACGGCCGGGGCGTCTAGCGTCGCCAGGCCGGGCTCCGGCACGCCGAGCAGCCGGGCGACGGCGCGGTGCCGGACGCTGCGCAGGTCGGTGGCCCGCTCGGCGAGGTCGCCGCCGGCGGCGGTGAACACGGCGGCGAAGCCCTCGACGGCCTGGTCCAGCGCGGTGGCCGGGCCGGTGCCGGCGTGCACCAGCCGGACGGCCTCGGCGGCGAGCGCGGGGTCGCCGGCCATGGTGGCGGCGGCCTCGAGCATGTTCTGCAGGTCGGCGTTGCCGGTCGCGGCGGACCGGGCGCGCAGGTCGTCGCCGACCTCGGCGAGCACCGCGCGCAGGCGGGCCTCGGCGGCGGCCGGGTCGGCGGGCGCGGGCTCGTCGGCCGGGACCGCGGGCGGGGCGGCGACCAGGGCGACGGGGGCCAGCGCGACGCCGCGCCCCACGCCGATCCCGGCGAGCACGGTGCCGGCGGCG encodes the following:
- a CDS encoding substrate-binding domain-containing protein, with product MSHAPSKSRTALVAAAAAATVALALAACSDGGSSGGGSTTASGGGGEKVAAVIKGLDNPFFQAMQQGIEETAQTDGVDVTVQAAADIGDTTGQADKLSALAGQDFGCFVVNPISGTNLVQALVPVGAAGTPVVNIDNPIDADAASAANLDIATYIGTDNEAAGGKAGDFVVSKVAAGSKVAIIGGVSGDVTSAARVDGFKAAVGDTVDVVQEEAADWKRDVALTKATDIIAANPDITAFFAANDDMGLGIVKAVENAGRTGEITVVSVDGNQDALQSVLDGGLSATVAQYPYAIGSLGVQACEVATAGTDLPAEIESPTALVDASTAQQALDAFPQPFQEFDNPLTDLLP
- a CDS encoding ABC transporter permease, whose product is MTTTATPTTSAPPPTRRAVSALAEARHLSFWAENAAPIGLVVLVVVFSILSPTFLTLGNIQAMLVAGAILVILAVAQSFVITTGGIDLSISATMTIGAVGFGLAFRAGLPFWPAAVVGVLSATVIGLANGLLIAKGKVTDFIATLGTLGVATGAALILTDGKPISVFSPELLRLTTGKIGFVGYPFVVALVVGVLAWVVMFRTRYGLHVQAVGGSEEASVANGVKAPRVRIAVYVWAAALAGMASLLLVARIGAAEPAINTNYLLNSIAAVVLGGVSLSGGRAKIVGPILGALLLTALTNGLTLLAVSQFYQPLAVGLVVVLAALLTRFQKR
- a CDS encoding ATP-binding cassette domain-containing protein, encoding MTTTVPVTDQGVDLVLTAENITKSFGGVHALKGASITMRRGEVTALIGDNGAGKSTLVRCLSGIHRPDGGTITLGGERVQLDSPLDARAHGIETVQQNLALVEDLTVWQNFFVGREITKGVGPVRFLDRAAMRAKAETLLGGLAVNVPPVTSRVRRLSGGQRQAVAIARAAGWGSSIVIMDEPTAALGVQETARVEAVIRKLQDSGVAVLLISHNFDQVLRLAQHVWVMRAGLAVAERRADQTSGDELVALITGAKAA
- a CDS encoding sugar phosphate isomerase/epimerase; this translates as MSAADAGGLPPLGVHAGLWGFGWAPQQADRTIGAAARAGYDLIEVPAVDRSVLDWRDTGAALDRHGIAPAVSLALGPDDDITSPDPAVVARGRHRLAEAVAFAAAIGSTYVGGVTHSAMRRYLEPPTATGRASAVATLRDVARDAAGHGVTLGVEYVNRYESNLLNTAAQALAFVEDVGADNVVVHLDTFHAALEEADVVAPVAVAGYRLGYVHASENHRGALGTGTLDWPRLLRALLAAGYAGPITVESFARDVVGPASAVDIGLWRAQWTDPDEVAETSVRFLRAQLAAAALSLAAPAPVPA
- a CDS encoding sugar phosphate isomerase/epimerase is translated as MTNLLGVHALVFAGGTSPAEMTQIIRQTREAGYDLLELSLHDSPALDVAAARAELEAAGLGIVCSRGLAFDADVSSDDPAVVERGAALLQDSLRITHELGGTHFTGALYSALGKYGRPLSTAGRANVVATLTDLAAEAAGRGMTLGLEICNRYETNVINTAADALRLADDIGQDNVLIHLDTYHMNIEESDLVRPVLLVGDRLGYVHIGENHRGYLGSGHLDLTGFFHALAAVDYTGPITFESFSSAVVSPTLSNDLAIWRNLWSDGPALAAHAHRHMTSLLEANRAA
- a CDS encoding nucleoside/nucleotide kinase family protein, with amino-acid sequence MPPEGAAAPVADLGALAARVRELADRTGRRVVVGIAGSPGAGKTTLALRLVEALGPDAVHLPMDGFHLANDTLDRLGRHDRKGALDTFDGWGFLALLRRVHAETDHTVYVPSFRREVDEPVAAELAVEPHHAVVVVEGNYLLVDEGPWAQVRDALDDAWFCATPGGERERRLVDRHTRHGRTVEAATAWATEVDGRNAVLIESTRDRADLVVSGELAPAAG
- a CDS encoding DUF6518 family protein, with product MSTAVPAPHPAPAAPVTDAGVAPATAGRPAASGLPAPAVLAVAVGAGLAVGALTSVGQTLLGGTAFAGLANAVSPWLVASFLVGALARRGWVAALAGLLACAGEVAGYYLVADLRGFAVSASSVAVWVVAGVLGGPVFGWAGRLWRTATGTWRGLGPALLVGCWLAEAVVTYAVVLRYGDDAAVFAVVAALLVVLLGRVGGQTVALLRWLPAATVVGAAGFAAVHLALG
- the ptsP gene encoding phosphoenolpyruvate--protein phosphotransferase; the encoded protein is MTTVDASPAGAPAAGTVLAGIGVGRGVALAPVALVAAPPAVPADEPAPADPAAAEARLRAVLAEVGDDLRARSAATGNADLQNMLEAAATMAGDPALAAEAVRLVHAGTGPATALDQAVEGFAAVFTAAGGDLAERATDLRSVRHRAVARLLGVPEPGLATLDAPAVVVADDLSPADTAALDLSKVAAIVTELGGPTSHTAIVAGQLGLPCVVRVAGATALAAGTPVLVDAAAGTVEVSPSAEAADRVARRAKDEAVVAAVTGPGATADGHEVPLLANVGTPDDARAAAPRTEGVGLFRTEVLFLDARTEPAVADQTAAYAEAVEAYAGRKVVIRTLDAGADKPLAFATQADEENPALGVRGYRLVRSLPGIVTRQLAALGAAVRALPAERQADVWVMAPMIATPAEARAFASAAREVGIVKVGVMVEVPAAALLAEAILAEVDFVSLGTNDLAQYTMAADRLRGELADLLDPWQPAVLSLVAATASAGVRVGKPVGVCGESASDPLMALVLAGLGITSLSMAAGRVPAARYALRSLTLDACRALAAAALAAPDAASARAAVRAGLDGDVARVLLGEG